The proteins below are encoded in one region of Peribacillus muralis:
- a CDS encoding acyl-CoA dehydrogenase family protein translates to MISAHTGIGSTGLVKLASEHLKAKSLPDMAAGTKIAAFALSEPGAGSDATNLATSAEKKGNCWVMNGTKHFITNGPIADVFTVFALTDKSKGAKGGITAFLVERDFPGLTVGKKDKKKGLRGSY, encoded by the coding sequence TTGATCAGCGCACATACCGGGATAGGCAGTACGGGGCTGGTCAAGCTTGCATCCGAACATTTGAAAGCGAAATCCTTGCCTGATATGGCAGCAGGCACAAAGATAGCAGCCTTTGCATTATCTGAGCCCGGAGCAGGTTCGGATGCCACCAATTTGGCTACAAGTGCAGAAAAGAAGGGTAATTGCTGGGTGATGAACGGCACGAAGCATTTCATCACCAACGGGCCGATAGCCGATGTTTTTACCGTATTCGCCTTAACGGATAAGAGTAAAGGTGCCAAAGGCGGGATTACTGCTTTTTTAGTAGAAAGAGATTTTCCTGGATTGACTGTCGGCAAAAAGGACAAAAAAAAGGGGCTGAGAGGATCGTATTGA
- a CDS encoding thiolase family protein: protein MSEEIVIVSAVRTPIGRYGGALKNISSGHLASIVINEAIKRANIAAEQVDEVIFGEVRQTTESSNVARVAALRSGIPDSAPAFTVNRLCASGMQAIASAAQQLSSGQANIVVAGGTESMSRAPLYLRSARFGGDRTELVDSNTEAGQQPQEKYGSRLGMGITAENVAQRYNISREEQDAFSIESQRRAAQAIETGIFKEEIVPVQVSEKKGTVTIEVDEYPRPDTTLERLAALRPAFKENGTVTAGNACGRNDGASALVLMKASEAKRLHLKPIAKIVDWAVAGVSPDVMGIGPVPAVGKLLERTGKKIEEIGLIELNEAFASQALAVIRELALDESKVNVNGGAIALGHPVGSTGARIVTTLIHELNRRKERYGIATLCVGGGQGMAIMVETI, encoded by the coding sequence GTGAGCGAAGAAATTGTAATCGTGAGTGCTGTTCGAACACCGATCGGCCGCTATGGAGGGGCATTAAAGAATATAAGTTCGGGACATTTGGCAAGCATCGTCATCAACGAGGCGATTAAACGGGCCAATATTGCTGCTGAACAAGTGGATGAAGTCATTTTCGGGGAGGTAAGGCAAACGACCGAATCCTCGAATGTCGCTAGAGTGGCAGCTCTGCGTTCAGGGATTCCCGATTCTGCACCAGCTTTTACGGTAAACCGTTTATGTGCCTCAGGCATGCAGGCTATCGCTTCTGCCGCCCAGCAACTAAGCTCGGGACAAGCCAATATCGTCGTTGCCGGCGGTACGGAAAGCATGAGTCGTGCTCCACTTTATTTAAGAAGTGCCCGATTTGGCGGAGATCGGACCGAACTTGTAGACTCGAATACCGAAGCAGGGCAACAGCCTCAGGAGAAGTATGGAAGCAGATTAGGAATGGGAATAACGGCTGAAAATGTCGCCCAGCGATACAACATTTCCAGGGAAGAGCAAGATGCCTTTTCGATTGAAAGCCAACGAAGAGCGGCACAGGCGATCGAAACAGGGATATTCAAGGAAGAGATCGTTCCTGTCCAGGTAAGTGAGAAAAAAGGGACAGTTACGATAGAAGTGGATGAATATCCTCGTCCGGATACCACACTGGAAAGGCTTGCAGCTTTAAGACCGGCATTCAAGGAAAATGGAACCGTGACGGCAGGAAATGCTTGTGGCCGTAATGACGGGGCTTCGGCATTGGTATTAATGAAAGCCAGTGAGGCAAAACGGTTGCATCTGAAGCCAATCGCGAAAATTGTAGATTGGGCGGTGGCTGGCGTTTCTCCTGATGTGATGGGGATTGGTCCTGTACCAGCCGTCGGAAAGCTTTTGGAGCGTACCGGTAAAAAGATTGAAGAAATCGGTCTTATTGAATTGAATGAAGCATTCGCTTCACAAGCATTGGCGGTCATCAGGGAGCTAGCGCTTGATGAAAGCAAAGTGAATGTAAACGGCGGGGCGATTGCGCTCGGGCATCCAGTTGGATCAACGGGTGCGCGGATCGTTACAACACTCATTCACGAATTGAATCGCCGGAAAGAGAGATACGGAATCGCTACACTTTGTGTCGGCGGGGGACAGGGAATGGCGATCATGGTTGAAACCATATAA
- a CDS encoding acyl-CoA dehydrogenase family protein: MKDMIGHFVEREVASFAIQIEEEDAIPEHLVEQAKNLGLFGISIPEQYGGIGLNTVGKATGRIMALFH, translated from the coding sequence ATGAAGGACATGATCGGTCATTTCGTCGAAAGGGAAGTGGCGTCATTCGCGATACAGATTGAAGAAGAAGATGCCATTCCCGAGCATTTAGTGGAACAAGCAAAAAACCTTGGTTTATTCGGAATCAGCATTCCCGAACAATACGGCGGAATTGGCTTGAATACAGTGGGCAAGGCTACCGGACGCATAATGGCTTTGTTTCATTGA
- a CDS encoding thiolase family protein, producing MKRDAVIVSAVRTAIGKQGGALASVPAHVFGAEVMKEAIKRAKVNPEMIDDVIMGNVLSGGGNIARLTALETGLSIQLPGLTVDRQCGSGINAVNLAAQAIYASEGEIYIAGGVESMSRAPYLMDRPEKAYNAKLPQFRKSQLSPKEMGDPPMGITAENLAGKYEVSREEQDEFALQSQKKMAKAMEEGRFDEQIMPMSILGRKGETREFKVDEHPRPQITKEGLANLSPAFLEDGSVTAGNCSGLNDAASALVIMSREKAEEWGIKPLATIKAQAVAGVDPNYMGIGPVPAIKKVMEKLKLTLADMDIVEINEAFAAQVIACNRELNMDAAKINVNGGAIAHGHPLGATGAILMTKAVYELKRISGRFALITACIGGGQGIATIIEREA from the coding sequence ATGAAGAGAGATGCTGTCATTGTTTCAGCAGTACGTACAGCAATTGGCAAACAGGGCGGTGCACTTGCTTCTGTCCCGGCTCACGTATTTGGGGCGGAAGTGATGAAGGAAGCGATAAAAAGGGCGAAGGTAAACCCCGAAATGATTGATGATGTCATCATGGGGAATGTTTTGAGCGGTGGCGGCAACATAGCCAGATTGACGGCATTGGAAACAGGTCTGTCGATACAGCTTCCTGGTTTGACGGTAGACCGTCAGTGCGGTTCAGGAATCAATGCTGTCAATTTAGCGGCACAAGCGATTTATGCCAGTGAAGGGGAGATCTATATCGCCGGTGGCGTGGAGAGCATGAGCAGGGCCCCTTACTTGATGGATCGTCCGGAAAAAGCATATAACGCAAAGCTTCCGCAGTTCAGGAAGTCACAGTTGTCCCCGAAAGAAATGGGCGATCCGCCAATGGGAATCACTGCTGAAAACTTAGCTGGAAAATATGAGGTCAGCAGGGAGGAACAAGATGAATTTGCGCTCCAAAGTCAAAAAAAGATGGCCAAAGCCATGGAAGAGGGCCGTTTTGATGAACAAATCATGCCAATGAGCATACTAGGCAGAAAGGGTGAAACACGCGAATTTAAGGTGGATGAACATCCTCGCCCGCAAATAACGAAAGAAGGGCTAGCCAACTTATCACCAGCGTTTTTGGAAGATGGGTCCGTGACGGCAGGCAATTGTTCAGGATTGAATGATGCCGCTTCTGCATTGGTCATCATGTCGAGGGAAAAAGCGGAAGAGTGGGGGATCAAGCCTCTAGCAACGATTAAAGCACAGGCTGTTGCCGGTGTCGATCCAAATTATATGGGCATCGGACCTGTTCCCGCGATTAAAAAAGTAATGGAAAAATTGAAGCTCACCCTGGCTGACATGGACATCGTTGAAATTAATGAAGCCTTTGCGGCACAAGTGATTGCCTGCAATAGGGAGCTTAATATGGATGCAGCCAAAATCAATGTGAATGGGGGAGCCATCGCCCACGGACACCCGCTTGGTGCGACAGGGGCCATCCTCATGACAAAGGCGGTTTACGAATTAAAGCGTATATCAGGAAGGTTCGCTCTTATAACGGCATGCATCGGCGGCGGTCAGGGAATTGCAACGATCATTGAGCGCGAAGCCTGA
- a CDS encoding long-chain-fatty-acid--CoA ligase — MKTWQRFYPEETPPEIEIPLLSLYGLLERSANLYPSTKAVIDSGRELTYLELKLAADRFAVYLFNSGFQMNDRIAIMLPNCLEYIIAYYAIHRLGGVVVQVNPLYQSNELDEILRDSEATWFIGREEQQEILRVTGFSELVTFIPADISRKGGPISSTMDKELPELVLDPKKAVALLQYTGGTTGKSKGVMLTHFNLIANVFQDFSFTAEALELQSPGERMLGLTPLFHVFGNGRLNSAVYAGATYITLEKFEIAKVVDLIRKHRPTIFPGVPTMYIALLNHPGLTADDLSCFKYCSCGSAPLPIEIIRQFQTNFSLSISEGFGMSETSPTTHRNPVNGQKKPGSIGIPYPNTDARIVDMKTGTKVMPTGDAGELIIKGPQVMKGYWKNPMDTATALREGWLYTGDIATMDEEGYFYIVGRKKDMIIASGYNIYPTEVEDIIYQHPAVKETCVYGVPDTYRGETVKAAVVIKEGRSVSEAEIREFCLQRLARYKVPRKFEFTNQLPKSAVGKILRRILLEEEMQRHTAGEI; from the coding sequence ATGAAAACTTGGCAAAGATTTTATCCAGAAGAAACCCCTCCTGAAATTGAGATTCCCTTATTGTCCCTATACGGACTATTAGAGCGCTCTGCCAACCTTTATCCATCAACGAAAGCCGTCATCGACAGCGGGCGTGAGCTTACTTATTTGGAATTGAAGCTTGCCGCGGATCGATTTGCCGTGTATTTATTCAATAGTGGTTTTCAAATGAATGACCGGATAGCCATCATGCTGCCAAATTGTCTGGAATATATCATTGCTTACTATGCGATCCATCGTTTGGGAGGTGTGGTCGTTCAAGTGAATCCCTTGTATCAGTCCAATGAATTAGATGAGATATTACGTGACTCCGAGGCAACGTGGTTCATTGGACGTGAGGAACAACAGGAGATATTGCGAGTGACAGGTTTTTCTGAATTGGTAACGTTCATTCCTGCCGATATATCACGGAAGGGGGGGCCCATTTCATCAACGATGGATAAGGAACTTCCTGAATTGGTTCTCGATCCGAAGAAAGCGGTGGCCTTGCTGCAATATACGGGTGGAACGACCGGGAAATCCAAGGGGGTCATGCTCACCCACTTCAATTTGATTGCCAACGTTTTTCAAGACTTTTCCTTTACGGCGGAAGCTCTCGAACTCCAGAGTCCTGGCGAACGAATGCTTGGATTGACGCCATTATTTCATGTGTTTGGCAATGGACGATTGAATAGTGCCGTTTATGCAGGGGCGACATATATCACATTAGAAAAATTTGAGATCGCTAAAGTGGTCGATTTGATCCGAAAACATCGACCAACCATATTTCCAGGTGTTCCGACGATGTATATCGCCTTACTGAACCACCCGGGTTTAACGGCAGACGATTTAAGCTGCTTTAAATACTGCAGCTGCGGTTCAGCCCCGCTCCCGATAGAAATCATTCGCCAATTCCAAACAAATTTCAGCCTTTCGATATCGGAGGGTTTCGGCATGTCTGAAACGTCACCCACCACACACAGAAACCCTGTTAATGGACAAAAGAAGCCAGGAAGCATTGGGATACCATATCCTAATACCGACGCCAGAATCGTAGATATGAAAACAGGGACAAAAGTTATGCCAACAGGCGATGCCGGTGAATTGATCATTAAAGGCCCGCAAGTCATGAAGGGATATTGGAAAAATCCAATGGATACGGCAACAGCTTTGCGGGAGGGCTGGCTATACACCGGGGATATCGCGACGATGGACGAAGAAGGGTATTTTTATATTGTGGGCAGGAAGAAGGATATGATCATTGCAAGCGGCTATAATATCTATCCAACCGAAGTGGAGGACATTATTTACCAGCATCCTGCCGTGAAAGAAACGTGTGTATATGGCGTGCCGGATACATATCGCGGGGAAACGGTTAAAGCGGCGGTAGTCATCAAGGAAGGACGATCCGTCTCGGAAGCGGAAATCCGGGAGTTTTGCCTTCAGCGCTTGGCGCGTTATAAAGTACCACGAAAATTTGAGTTCACGAATCAACTCCCAAAATCAGCGGTAGGGAAAATATTGCGCCGTATCTTATTGGAAGAAGAAATGCAGCGCCATACAGCAGGTGAAATATGA
- a CDS encoding PaaI family thioesterase has protein sequence MSVEVEDIRNQFESSAFFSHIGFEITRFEEGNVMIKLNIEEHLLNVNGTLHGGIHATMLDTILGMVTRSVTRSKVVTTSLTVHYLASISSGELFAEAKVLQKGHKIAFTEGEIKDANGNIIAKGTGIFKIIREK, from the coding sequence GTGTCTGTTGAAGTGGAGGATATTCGCAACCAATTCGAAAGCAGTGCGTTCTTTTCACATATCGGGTTTGAAATCACTCGCTTTGAGGAAGGAAATGTTATGATCAAGTTAAACATTGAAGAGCATTTACTGAATGTTAATGGGACATTGCACGGAGGGATTCACGCTACCATGCTGGATACAATCTTGGGAATGGTGACCCGTTCCGTGACCAGATCAAAAGTGGTGACGACAAGTTTGACCGTACATTACTTGGCGAGCATATCGAGCGGTGAATTATTTGCAGAAGCGAAAGTCCTGCAAAAAGGCCACAAAATCGCCTTTACTGAAGGAGAGATAAAAGATGCCAACGGTAATATCATTGCAAAGGGAACGGGGATATTCAAGATCATTCGAGAGAAATGA